In the Candidatus Baltobacteraceae bacterium genome, one interval contains:
- a CDS encoding ABC transporter substrate-binding protein, with product MLRLSAIVGSALLAVLTLNVATIAQEAPGGTVTGDTIVLGQTAAQSGPQAPIGASRWGLEAFIASVNDRGGVHGKKLRLISYDDSYQPSQTTALDKKLVYEDHVFAIVGPIGSPTTAAVYKMLDDAQVPLISMGSGSPIFYASGLKYVFPSWPIYTTDGKTMGAFVKKQFPGQATAVIYQDDAFGKPILEGIQSELGKVDMTIPYVPSQVDFSSDVIKLKAAGIKVVMLATIAAAGAQVLNQMASLDYHPARILTASACGYTGIFKTIASLEGSYCTAFLPAPGSSDPRWNAFASAMAKYEPGHAPDIYAAWGWLAGQTVYGGLDRIKGPITRDALVSALNTLHGYDTIGGKLNYTAEQHEGLCCQVVWQAKGDHWETAAGSMFNGSTMK from the coding sequence ATGTTGAGACTTTCAGCCATTGTTGGCAGCGCACTTCTTGCAGTGCTTACCTTAAATGTCGCGACGATTGCGCAAGAGGCGCCGGGTGGAACCGTCACCGGCGATACGATCGTCCTTGGGCAAACCGCTGCGCAATCGGGGCCACAGGCTCCAATCGGCGCCTCACGCTGGGGACTGGAAGCGTTCATCGCATCCGTCAACGACCGCGGTGGCGTTCACGGAAAGAAGCTGCGCTTGATATCGTACGACGACAGCTATCAGCCTTCGCAAACGACAGCGCTCGATAAGAAGCTGGTGTACGAAGATCACGTCTTCGCAATCGTCGGTCCGATTGGAAGTCCGACGACCGCGGCGGTGTACAAGATGTTGGATGACGCGCAGGTTCCGCTGATCTCGATGGGCAGCGGGAGTCCGATTTTTTACGCGAGTGGACTGAAATACGTCTTTCCTTCGTGGCCGATCTACACGACCGACGGAAAAACTATGGGCGCTTTCGTGAAGAAGCAGTTCCCGGGACAAGCGACGGCCGTGATCTACCAAGATGACGCGTTCGGAAAGCCGATCCTCGAAGGCATTCAGAGCGAGCTCGGCAAGGTCGACATGACGATTCCTTACGTACCGTCGCAAGTCGATTTCAGCAGCGACGTGATCAAGCTGAAAGCAGCCGGCATCAAAGTCGTCATGCTCGCCACGATTGCGGCAGCCGGAGCTCAAGTGCTCAATCAAATGGCGAGCCTGGACTATCATCCGGCTCGAATTTTGACGGCGTCGGCCTGCGGTTACACCGGCATCTTCAAAACGATTGCAAGTCTCGAAGGATCGTATTGCACGGCGTTCCTTCCCGCACCGGGAAGCAGCGATCCCCGCTGGAACGCGTTCGCAAGCGCGATGGCTAAATACGAACCCGGACACGCGCCGGATATTTATGCAGCGTGGGGCTGGCTCGCGGGACAAACGGTGTATGGCGGTCTGGATCGCATCAAGGGGCCGATCACACGCGACGCGCTCGTTAGCGCACTGAACACGTTACACGGTTACGATACGATCGGCGGTAAGCTCAACTATACTGCCGAGCAGCATGAGGGTCTGTGCTGTCAAGTCGTGTGGCAAGCGAAGGGCGATCATTGGGAAACCGCCGCCGGCAGCATGTTCAACGGCTCGACCATGAAGTAG
- a CDS encoding CaiB/BaiF CoA-transferase family protein, with protein sequence MSDLHAPLQGLRVLEFGHIAAVPFCGMLLADLGADVVKVEPPQGDGLRTWPPFAENDGESYSMNFAALNRGKRSVVADLKNPGDLERIRRLCAVTDVIIENYRPGVLDRLGLGFDEVAKLQSEIVYCSISGYGHRGRYAKRGAFDVVIQGMSGLMSVTGDEDGEAAKAGVPVGDMTAALYAAYTILAMRDVAKREHRAVHLDCPMLDCLLGISGLQTSEYWGTGISPKRLGSAHPRNAPYQGYHASDAPFIIAAGNDSLWEQVCEATGKRELLADPRFSTISDRARNQKELTQILQPVFVTRTSAEWIAEFEKRGVPTGPINSFAEILADPELARSGLVTEFDVPVAGRSKTVAYPVQINQTRPPMPHAPPRLGEHNDEVQSDWLTSRTGAQT encoded by the coding sequence ATGAGCGATCTGCACGCACCGCTGCAGGGGCTGCGCGTGCTGGAATTCGGACACATTGCCGCCGTCCCGTTCTGCGGAATGCTCCTCGCAGATCTCGGCGCCGACGTCGTCAAAGTCGAGCCGCCGCAAGGTGACGGTCTGCGAACCTGGCCGCCTTTCGCCGAAAATGATGGCGAGAGTTACAGCATGAACTTTGCCGCGCTCAACCGCGGCAAGCGCAGCGTCGTTGCCGACCTGAAGAATCCCGGGGACCTCGAACGCATTCGCCGGTTGTGCGCGGTTACGGACGTGATCATCGAAAACTACCGGCCCGGCGTTTTGGATCGGTTAGGCTTGGGGTTCGACGAGGTCGCAAAACTGCAAAGCGAGATCGTCTATTGCTCGATCTCGGGGTACGGGCATCGCGGGCGTTATGCCAAGCGCGGTGCATTCGACGTCGTGATCCAAGGCATGTCGGGTTTGATGAGCGTTACCGGTGATGAAGATGGCGAGGCCGCGAAGGCGGGTGTTCCGGTCGGGGACATGACCGCCGCGCTGTACGCGGCGTATACGATCCTTGCGATGCGCGACGTTGCAAAACGCGAGCATCGTGCCGTTCACTTGGATTGCCCGATGCTGGATTGTTTGCTCGGCATTTCCGGATTGCAGACCAGCGAATATTGGGGCACGGGCATTTCTCCCAAGCGATTGGGCTCGGCCCATCCACGCAATGCACCGTATCAGGGATATCACGCAAGTGATGCGCCGTTCATTATTGCGGCCGGCAACGATTCGCTCTGGGAACAAGTCTGCGAAGCGACCGGGAAACGCGAGCTGCTCGCCGATCCGCGTTTTTCGACAATAAGCGATCGCGCGCGAAATCAAAAAGAGCTAACGCAAATCTTGCAGCCGGTCTTCGTTACGCGCACGTCGGCCGAATGGATCGCCGAGTTCGAGAAGCGCGGTGTGCCGACCGGACCAATCAACTCATTTGCCGAGATTCTGGCAGATCCTGAGCTCGCAAGGAGCGGACTCGTCACCGAATTCGACGTGCCGGTAGCCGGCAGGAGTAAAACGGTCGCGTATCCGGTGCAGATTAATCAGACGCGGCCGCCAATGCCCCACGCACCGCCGCGCCTGGGCGAACACAACGACGAAGTGCAATCCGACTGGCTCACTAGCCGCACCGGTGCCCAAACATGA
- a CDS encoding branched-chain amino acid ABC transporter permease, protein MIQYVLQLALAGLAQGSLYALAALGLVVIYNASTVVNFAQGAMGMAATYVAYLLLTNAQVPFPVALLGAILTAFLIGVVVQTVLLGRIADAPILTQVVLTLGLFMFIEGMLGIFFGYNPRPMAIPLGIGPVLIGGLVLRPQDVVELALLIVLSIGLATLFRTTKIGLGMRAITENMYAARLMGIPIGRVLSLAWGIGVMLGGVAAVLAAPTTSVTPNMMDTIVVYAFVAAILGGFGSLLGAVIGGLVLGVIVNLIDAFLAPELAMSIVFGLLLVILYVKPDGLFGRRTVEKV, encoded by the coding sequence ATGATCCAATACGTCCTCCAGCTCGCGCTGGCTGGACTCGCGCAAGGGAGTCTCTACGCGCTGGCTGCCTTGGGTTTGGTTGTCATCTACAACGCCAGCACCGTCGTCAATTTTGCACAAGGCGCCATGGGAATGGCAGCGACGTACGTTGCGTACTTGTTGCTCACGAACGCTCAGGTTCCGTTCCCCGTTGCCTTGCTCGGCGCGATCCTGACCGCATTTCTCATCGGCGTCGTGGTTCAAACCGTTCTGCTCGGCCGAATCGCCGACGCGCCGATCCTCACGCAAGTGGTCTTGACTCTCGGGCTCTTCATGTTCATCGAAGGAATGCTCGGAATATTCTTCGGTTACAATCCGCGGCCGATGGCGATTCCGCTCGGCATCGGGCCGGTGCTCATCGGCGGACTCGTCCTACGGCCACAAGACGTCGTCGAGCTTGCACTCTTAATCGTGCTCAGCATCGGCTTAGCTACGTTATTCCGCACGACGAAGATTGGTCTGGGCATGCGGGCGATCACCGAAAACATGTACGCTGCGCGTTTGATGGGGATCCCGATCGGGCGCGTGCTCTCGCTTGCATGGGGCATCGGCGTGATGCTGGGCGGCGTTGCAGCCGTGCTGGCCGCACCGACGACATCCGTGACGCCGAACATGATGGACACGATCGTCGTGTATGCATTTGTCGCAGCAATCCTCGGCGGCTTCGGATCACTGCTCGGCGCGGTTATCGGTGGTCTCGTCCTCGGCGTCATCGTCAATCTTATCGACGCGTTTCTTGCGCCCGAGCTCGCGATGTCAATCGTCTTCGGATTGCTGCTCGTCATTCTTTACGTCAAGCCCGACGGTTTGTTCGGGCGGCGAACGGTCGAAAAGGTTTGA
- a CDS encoding IclR family transcriptional regulator, translating to MAQSTTSAAKTLAVLECIGLSGSRSLSEIAAEMKLPKSTLLRLIGILVSKGFVRRTAHGEYALGLKMWRIGCNAVNSETVRDEVIPILRDLVERTGETAHYAVYEDGYSVYVEKVDGLHPIRSYTSVGGRSPAYATATGKALLAWRPENEIVTVAESGKRFTASTLVGVKKIVAHMAEIRRIGHAVNRGEWRESVWGIGAPVFDRYGKVIAAVGISGPGDRVEPSITKFAEHVCSAAHDISRRHGAFERVS from the coding sequence ATGGCGCAATCGACCACGTCCGCTGCCAAAACGCTTGCCGTCCTGGAATGCATCGGTCTTTCCGGCAGCCGAAGCCTGTCCGAAATCGCCGCGGAGATGAAGCTTCCGAAATCGACCTTGCTGCGGCTCATCGGGATTCTGGTTTCCAAAGGCTTCGTTCGCCGCACGGCGCACGGCGAATATGCGCTGGGTCTGAAGATGTGGCGCATCGGCTGCAATGCCGTGAATTCCGAAACCGTGCGCGATGAGGTGATACCGATCTTGCGCGATCTCGTCGAGCGGACCGGCGAGACGGCGCACTATGCCGTCTACGAAGACGGCTACTCGGTGTATGTCGAGAAAGTCGATGGACTACACCCGATTCGCTCGTACACGTCCGTCGGTGGGCGCTCGCCTGCCTATGCGACCGCAACGGGGAAAGCGCTCCTTGCGTGGCGTCCCGAGAACGAGATCGTGACGGTCGCCGAAAGCGGGAAACGTTTTACCGCGAGCACGCTCGTCGGCGTGAAAAAGATCGTTGCGCACATGGCCGAGATTCGTCGCATCGGGCACGCCGTCAATCGGGGCGAGTGGCGCGAATCGGTCTGGGGAATCGGCGCCCCGGTTTTCGATCGCTACGGCAAGGTGATCGCCGCGGTCGGCATTTCAGGTCCCGGCGATCGCGTCGAGCCGAGCATCACAAAATTTGCAGAACATGTCTGCTCTGCGGCACACGACATCTCACGCCGGCACGGCGCGTTCGAACGAGTCTCTTAA
- a CDS encoding enoyl-CoA hydratase/isomerase family protein, whose protein sequence is MSHGVRIAHESAHPGAVRITLDDVQNANALSPELVAQLDEALQTACGETTRAIVLQSSGTRFCAGFGLADIDQVDDATLAARFVSIETMLERIRRAPALTIALVNGVAMGAGADLVAACDYRIGTERARLGFPGSRFGVILGTRHLSGLIGGQQARETLIEGKILDAHAARANGLLSELCEPERLEARLDEILAKALEFDAETLRTILRLTRQSASGTDMEELQRATARKGLAERMRAHTRKVLPAKAKES, encoded by the coding sequence ATGAGCCACGGCGTTAGGATCGCGCACGAGTCTGCGCATCCGGGCGCGGTTCGCATCACGCTTGATGACGTGCAAAACGCGAACGCTCTCTCGCCTGAGCTCGTAGCGCAGCTTGATGAAGCATTGCAAACAGCTTGCGGCGAAACGACACGCGCGATCGTGCTGCAAAGCTCGGGGACCCGCTTCTGCGCGGGGTTCGGTCTTGCCGATATCGATCAGGTCGACGATGCGACGCTGGCTGCGCGCTTCGTTTCCATTGAGACGATGCTCGAACGAATTCGCCGCGCGCCGGCACTGACGATAGCGCTCGTCAATGGAGTCGCAATGGGCGCGGGCGCGGATCTCGTTGCGGCATGCGATTATCGTATCGGGACGGAGCGCGCTCGCCTCGGATTCCCAGGCTCGCGATTCGGCGTCATCTTGGGGACGCGTCATCTTAGCGGCTTGATCGGCGGACAGCAAGCGCGCGAAACGTTGATCGAGGGAAAAATCCTCGATGCGCACGCCGCGCGTGCAAACGGTCTGCTCAGCGAGCTGTGCGAGCCGGAACGTCTCGAGGCTCGCCTCGATGAGATTCTTGCGAAGGCTTTGGAATTTGACGCCGAGACGTTGCGAACGATCCTTCGCCTGACGCGTCAGTCCGCATCGGGCACAGATATGGAAGAGCTGCAGCGCGCGACGGCGCGTAAGGGTCTCGCGGAGCGCATGCGTGCGCATACGCGTAAGGTTTTGCCAGCAAAAGCAAAGGAGAGTTGA
- a CDS encoding branched-chain amino acid ABC transporter permease, with product MSIRRDVVAIVFVAVCALLPLALQAIGQRQVYWLFVVSELFIFAVVAISLDLLMGRSGQISLGHSGFFAVGAYTAAILNEHYRVDVVLSLLAGGLLSALASLIVGLPATRLRGHYLGIVTLGYGIAVDQIALKWDALTGGDQGIHLHQPTFFGLKIGSPVAMYYISLAVLVVVIVLTWNLLRTRIGRSFAAIRDSEVAAAAMGVPIARTKVLAFVCSAFLAGVAGALYAFLAGFVAPEDFGIDQTLLFFAMVVIGGMGSIAGAIGGTVLVDGLRVAASTVSGLSLAILGGVIVLVVLFAPSGLKGLLRVKPRSR from the coding sequence TTGAGCATCCGGCGCGACGTCGTTGCAATCGTCTTCGTTGCAGTCTGTGCGCTCCTGCCGCTAGCGCTTCAGGCGATAGGACAACGCCAAGTCTACTGGCTGTTCGTCGTCTCCGAATTATTTATATTCGCAGTCGTAGCGATCAGCTTGGATCTGTTGATGGGACGAAGCGGACAGATCTCTCTGGGACACAGCGGATTCTTCGCCGTCGGCGCATATACGGCCGCGATATTGAACGAACACTATCGAGTTGACGTCGTGCTCAGCTTGCTGGCGGGCGGATTGCTTTCAGCGCTCGCGAGCTTGATCGTGGGACTCCCGGCGACGCGTCTGCGCGGACACTATCTCGGCATCGTGACCCTGGGCTACGGCATCGCGGTCGACCAGATTGCGCTGAAATGGGACGCGCTCACAGGCGGCGACCAAGGGATTCATCTGCACCAACCGACGTTCTTTGGCTTAAAGATCGGATCGCCGGTCGCAATGTACTATATCTCGCTTGCCGTGCTGGTCGTCGTCATCGTTCTTACGTGGAATCTGCTTCGTACGCGGATCGGACGTTCGTTCGCGGCGATTCGTGATAGCGAGGTCGCAGCCGCAGCCATGGGCGTGCCGATCGCGCGGACCAAAGTTCTGGCGTTCGTCTGCAGCGCATTCTTGGCCGGAGTTGCGGGGGCGCTGTACGCATTTCTCGCTGGTTTCGTCGCGCCTGAAGACTTCGGCATCGATCAAACGCTCTTGTTCTTCGCGATGGTCGTGATCGGCGGGATGGGATCGATTGCGGGCGCAATCGGTGGGACCGTTTTGGTCGACGGGCTGCGCGTCGCAGCGTCCACCGTGAGCGGCTTGTCGCTCGCAATCCTGGGCGGCGTCATCGTTTTGGTCGTGTTGTTTGCGCCGAGCGGCCTCAAGGGGCTGTTGCGCGTAAAGCCGAGGTCCCGATAA
- a CDS encoding FAD/NAD(P)-binding oxidoreductase: MSLRSVVIVGASLAGLAAAHRLRDLAFDGTITIVGEEESPPYQRPPLSKQFLTGDWERPRLDLRIQRQDFDWRLGARATGLNVAERRVTLASGEHVPFDGLVIATGARARAPAGFAGRNGAYTLRTVEDASAIRDRIARGARKAVVVGAGFIGCEVASSLRKLGCDVTVVEMDRLPLLRVLGERLGEVCRTLHEAHGVKLELGIGVDGFAGSDAIEGVRLSDGRVIEAEIVIAGIGVTPNVGWLEDSGLDLQNGVLCDATGMAAENIVAAGDVARWDHPRYGPVRIEHWDSAIGQGEAAAATLISGRERAAAFDMTSFFWSDQYENKMQLVGMPQSPDELRVVEGALDERRFVAVFLRGGRVTGAFLYNSMHRVIAYKAMVDSNAHLEAKTA; the protein is encoded by the coding sequence GTGAGTCTCCGATCGGTCGTTATCGTCGGGGCCTCGCTCGCGGGGCTCGCTGCTGCACATCGTTTGCGCGACCTCGCCTTCGACGGAACCATCACGATCGTTGGAGAAGAAGAATCTCCTCCATATCAGCGTCCACCGCTTTCGAAACAATTTCTTACCGGGGACTGGGAGCGGCCGCGACTCGATCTGCGCATTCAACGTCAGGATTTCGATTGGCGGCTCGGCGCGCGCGCCACGGGACTTAACGTCGCCGAGCGGCGCGTCACGCTGGCATCCGGAGAACATGTGCCTTTTGACGGCCTCGTCATCGCAACGGGCGCACGTGCGCGCGCACCCGCCGGCTTCGCCGGGCGCAACGGCGCATACACGCTTCGCACGGTTGAGGACGCATCCGCGATTCGCGACCGCATCGCGCGCGGCGCGCGCAAAGCCGTCGTCGTCGGCGCGGGGTTCATCGGCTGCGAGGTCGCGTCGTCGCTGCGCAAGCTCGGTTGCGATGTGACGGTTGTTGAGATGGATCGGCTTCCGTTGCTGCGCGTGCTGGGCGAACGCTTGGGCGAGGTGTGCCGTACGCTCCACGAAGCACACGGCGTGAAACTCGAACTTGGCATCGGCGTCGACGGTTTCGCCGGTAGCGATGCGATCGAAGGCGTCCGTCTGAGTGACGGTCGCGTCATCGAGGCCGAAATCGTGATTGCCGGCATCGGCGTCACGCCCAACGTCGGTTGGCTCGAAGATAGTGGTCTCGACCTGCAGAACGGCGTCCTTTGCGATGCAACCGGGATGGCGGCGGAAAATATCGTGGCGGCCGGCGACGTCGCGCGTTGGGATCATCCGCGCTACGGTCCGGTTCGGATCGAACATTGGGACAGCGCGATCGGGCAAGGCGAGGCCGCGGCTGCGACGCTCATCTCGGGTCGCGAGCGCGCTGCGGCATTCGACATGACGTCGTTCTTTTGGTCGGATCAATACGAAAACAAGATGCAGCTCGTCGGGATGCCGCAGTCCCCAGACGAGCTACGCGTCGTGGAAGGCGCACTTGACGAGCGCCGTTTCGTTGCCGTCTTTCTGCGCGGCGGTCGAGTCACCGGCGCATTTCTGTACAACAGCATGCACCGCGTCATCGCGTATAAAGCGATGGTCGATTCGAACGCGCACTTGGAGGCAAAAACCGCATGA
- a CDS encoding ferredoxin, whose product MKVVVDMKACMSNALCMMAAPEVFEVREDGMLYILNETPPEELRAKVVEAVRLCPTQAITIEG is encoded by the coding sequence ATGAAAGTCGTCGTCGACATGAAGGCGTGCATGAGCAACGCGCTGTGCATGATGGCCGCGCCTGAAGTCTTCGAAGTGCGCGAAGACGGCATGCTCTACATTCTGAACGAAACGCCGCCCGAGGAGCTTCGTGCAAAGGTTGTGGAGGCAGTGCGCCTTTGCCCGACGCAGGCGATAACGATCGAAGGCTAG
- a CDS encoding aromatic ring-hydroxylating dioxygenase subunit alpha, with protein MIRNSWYVAGLSRGFKYELQKKIITALPIVMWRTQEGKVVAFDGRCCHKRFPLWDGKLLDNGILRCAYHGLCYDGEGKCVDIPMQRDFPISPAAQLHRFPVVEQDGLVWLWPGDPANMGDIKPPRIPELADPRYEAVISDPPLRVRANYRLLIENLLDITHFFPLHDGNIGDLANSMIPVGLVEDTVDGNPKVMTTREAKNYTLPPYYQRWFGLDVVDRDHTHGMMGPGLVRVQLRVAPPGKLGTDEEEGYILCHTDTPIDDVNLEWHWIMITKAGKRFPPDRSMTLAQGMAFEFPAVVAQDEWALARQQQMLEFSDGFSDGATYREVNVRSDVGVVHARRVLARMEKAEGNDLFGTPASSLEMAKYATDLTRAK; from the coding sequence ATGATTCGCAATTCGTGGTATGTCGCCGGTTTGTCGCGTGGCTTCAAATACGAGCTTCAAAAGAAGATCATAACGGCGCTGCCGATTGTGATGTGGCGAACGCAAGAGGGCAAAGTCGTCGCGTTCGACGGACGCTGCTGCCACAAGCGCTTCCCGCTGTGGGACGGCAAGCTGCTGGACAACGGCATCTTGCGTTGTGCATATCACGGATTGTGCTATGACGGCGAGGGTAAGTGCGTCGACATTCCAATGCAACGCGACTTCCCGATTTCTCCGGCCGCGCAGCTGCATCGGTTCCCCGTCGTCGAGCAAGACGGGCTCGTTTGGTTGTGGCCGGGAGATCCGGCGAACATGGGCGACATCAAGCCGCCACGCATTCCGGAGCTCGCCGACCCACGCTACGAAGCGGTTATTTCCGATCCGCCTCTGCGCGTTCGCGCGAACTACCGGTTGTTGATCGAGAATCTGCTCGACATCACGCACTTCTTTCCGTTGCATGACGGCAACATCGGTGACCTTGCAAACTCGATGATCCCCGTTGGGCTGGTCGAAGACACCGTCGACGGCAATCCCAAAGTCATGACCACGCGCGAAGCCAAGAACTACACGCTGCCTCCCTACTACCAGCGTTGGTTCGGGCTGGATGTCGTCGATCGCGACCACACGCACGGCATGATGGGCCCGGGTCTCGTGCGCGTGCAACTGCGCGTTGCGCCGCCCGGAAAGCTCGGTACGGACGAAGAGGAAGGCTACATACTGTGCCACACCGACACGCCGATTGACGACGTGAATCTCGAGTGGCACTGGATCATGATTACGAAGGCCGGAAAACGTTTTCCACCGGATCGCTCGATGACGCTCGCGCAAGGAATGGCGTTCGAGTTTCCGGCCGTCGTCGCGCAAGATGAGTGGGCTTTGGCTCGGCAGCAACAGATGCTGGAGTTCTCCGATGGCTTCTCGGATGGGGCAACCTACCGTGAAGTAAACGTCCGCTCGGACGTCGGCGTGGTTCACGCGCGTCGCGTGCTTGCACGGATGGAGAAGGCTGAGGGGAACGACCTCTTCGGCACGCCGGCATCCTCGCTCGAGATGGCCAAGTACGCTACGGACCTAACGCGGGCAAAATAA
- a CDS encoding ABC transporter ATP-binding protein translates to MLKLENVHAYYGHVHVLHGISLEVPDGSVVALLGANGAGKSTTLKVISGLIRDVRGSISFDGENITRLAPSAIVRRGVVHCPEGRQVFPGLTVRENLSLGTYARGSISQLDRILEIFPALRDRLQQLAGTLSGGEQQMLAMGRALMGEPRLLMLDEPSLGLAPLIVEHIFEIIAGFRAQNISVLLVEQNANLALEFADWAYALSHGVIRFSHAASDVRGSDLVERAYLG, encoded by the coding sequence ATGCTGAAGCTCGAGAACGTCCACGCATATTACGGACACGTTCACGTCCTGCACGGCATCAGTCTCGAAGTCCCGGACGGAAGCGTCGTGGCGCTGTTGGGTGCGAACGGTGCCGGAAAATCAACGACGCTGAAAGTGATCTCCGGACTGATTCGTGACGTGCGCGGCTCGATTTCGTTCGACGGGGAGAACATCACGAGGCTTGCTCCCTCGGCAATCGTGCGTCGCGGAGTTGTTCACTGCCCGGAAGGGCGCCAAGTATTTCCGGGCTTGACCGTTCGCGAGAACCTTAGCCTCGGGACGTATGCGCGCGGAAGCATTTCCCAGCTCGATCGCATCCTCGAGATTTTCCCAGCATTGCGCGATCGTCTGCAACAGCTTGCGGGCACGCTCTCGGGCGGCGAGCAACAAATGCTCGCGATGGGACGGGCGCTGATGGGAGAGCCGCGTCTCCTCATGCTTGACGAACCAAGCCTCGGGCTCGCGCCGTTGATCGTCGAGCACATCTTCGAGATCATTGCCGGCTTTCGGGCGCAGAATATTTCGGTGCTGCTGGTCGAGCAGAATGCGAATCTTGCGCTCGAGTTTGCGGACTGGGCCTATGCACTATCGCACGGTGTTATTCGGTTCTCCCACGCCGCGAGCGACGTGCGCGGCTCCGATTTGGTAGAACGTGCGTATTTAGGATGA
- a CDS encoding ABC transporter ATP-binding protein, with product MLTVRGVTVRFGGLTAVNQFDIDVPGSGVFALVGPNGAGKTTLINALSRVCPVSEGSIELNGRDILALRSHEVVGAGIARSFQRAEVFPTLSVMENLLVGLHVDMTTGIEGALYLPATRAQERDAQARAEELLRRLDLWGDRDQSPADLPYGHQKLLDVARAIISDPKVLLLDEPFAGLTDAETPQLIKCIVDAGARCAVLMIEHHFELLESIAERITVMDFGRKVTEGPPAQVRIDPETVRCYLGTSRC from the coding sequence ATGCTGACGGTACGCGGCGTGACCGTCCGTTTCGGCGGCCTTACGGCGGTCAATCAGTTCGACATCGACGTCCCCGGCTCGGGCGTGTTTGCGCTCGTTGGTCCGAACGGTGCAGGAAAGACGACGTTGATCAACGCGCTGAGCCGCGTGTGTCCCGTCTCGGAGGGCAGCATCGAGCTAAATGGACGCGACATTCTCGCCTTACGCTCGCACGAAGTCGTCGGCGCCGGAATCGCACGCAGCTTTCAACGCGCCGAAGTCTTTCCGACTCTCAGCGTCATGGAAAATCTGCTCGTCGGATTGCACGTTGACATGACGACCGGCATCGAGGGAGCGCTCTACCTACCCGCAACGCGTGCACAAGAACGTGATGCGCAGGCGCGAGCGGAAGAGCTGTTGCGCCGTCTCGATCTTTGGGGCGATCGGGATCAGTCGCCCGCCGATCTGCCGTACGGTCATCAAAAGCTGCTCGACGTCGCGCGCGCAATTATCTCCGACCCGAAGGTGTTGTTGCTCGACGAGCCTTTCGCGGGGTTAACCGACGCGGAAACTCCGCAACTGATCAAGTGTATCGTCGATGCCGGCGCGCGTTGCGCAGTTCTGATGATCGAGCACCATTTCGAACTTCTGGAAAGCATCGCCGAGCGCATTACTGTGATGGATTTCGGACGAAAAGTTACCGAGGGACCACCCGCGCAGGTTCGTATCGATCCCGAAACCGTGCGCTGTTATCTGGGTACGAGCCGATGCTGA